The sequence below is a genomic window from Deltaproteobacteria bacterium GWC2_55_46.
TGATATCCGGCGGCGCGCTCTTTTTCGTGATGAGCGTCCTCTGGGGCGAGCCGATGCCGGACGCGGTCTCCTCCCGCTCTCTCATCGCGCTTATATATCTCATGATCTTCGGCGCGTTAATAGGCTTCAGCGCATATACATACCTCATTAATAACGTCCGGGCATCCCTTGCCACATCATACGCTTATGTAAACCCGGTCTTTGCCGTGCTCCTTGGCGTTGCCGCGGCTGGCGAGAGGATATCAGCGGCAGGGGTGGCGGCAATGCTCGTCATAGTGGGCGCGGTAATGCTCGTCCTTTTGGGCGGCCCTTCCATGAAACAGAGCGATTGACTTGGCATGTTCTTTTGCCGTATCATATTTTAATCGAGATAGTCTTGAAATCTTTAGCGTCCAGAGGATAAAGTGAAAAAGAAAACCTACAACGTTGCCATTGCCGGCGCAACCGGCGTGGTCGGCAGGGAGTTCATAAAGATACTCGAGGAGAGGGACTTTCCGGTCGGAGAGATAAAGCTCCTCGCCTCCGAGCGGAGCGCCGGGACAAGGATAGAGTTCAAGGGCAACGAAGAGCTCGTGACCGACCTCGACGACGAGACCTTCGAGGGTATTGACATAGGCCTCTTCTCACCCGGCGGGAGCGTGAGCGCCAAGTACGCGCCGAGGGCCGCAAGAGCGGGCTGCATAGTCATCGACAACACCAGCCACTTCAGGATGGACCCTGACGTGCCGCTCGTCGTGCCCGAGGTCAACCCCAAGGACATCGGCCTCTACAAGAAAAAGAAGATAATAGCCAACCCCAACTGCTCTACCATCCAGATGGTGGTCGCCTTAAAGCCCATCCACGATAAGTACAGGATAAAGAGGGTAGTCGTCTCCACCTACCAGTCGGTCTCCGGCGCGGGCAAGGAGGCGATGGAGGAGCTTTCAAGCCAGGTAAAGGATCTCTTCAACATGAAGGAGCCCAACGTCAACGTCTTCCCGCACAGGATAGCATTCAACTGCCTGCCGCAGATAGACTCCTTCCTTGATAACGGATATACGAAGGAAGAGATGAAGATGGTCAACGAGACGCACAAGATATTCGGCGACGATAGCGTAAAAGTGACCGCAACGACCGTAAGGGTGCCGGTCTTCGTGGGCCACTCGGAATCGGTCAATATCGAGACAGAAAAGCCCATCGACCCGAAGGATGTCCAAAAGCTCCTCTCCAAGGCCCCCGGCGTCGTTGTCATAGACGAGCCCAAGGAGAGCGCCTACCCCATGGCAGTCGACATAGCGGGCCAGGACGAGGTCTTCGTCGGCAGGATTAGGAGGGACGACACTGTCCCCAACGGCCTCAATATGTGGATAGTGGCCGATAACCTCCGCAAGGGCGCGGCCCTTAACGCCGTGCAGATTGCCGAGGTACTCATAAAGGAATATATCTGATACCTAACAAAAATCGGAGTTTTTCAGCAACCTGCTAAATTTCAAGCCCTCTCCCGTAAGGGGGAGGGCTTTTTGTTTGGGCCATGCGCAATATAAAGCTTTTAATAGAGTACGAAGGCACCAACTACGCCGGATGGCAGGTGCAGGCGGGGCTCCCCACCATACAGGGGGCGCTTATAGAGGCCGCTTCCCGGCTTACCCATGGGCAGGCCCAGGTTGCCGGGGCCTCGCGAACAGATGCCGGGGTGCACGCCTTGGGGCAGGTGGCGAGCCTCAGAACAGATTCCAGCATCCCAAGCCACAAGATAATGCAGGGCATGAACTTCTTCCTTCCGAAGGATATCGTCATAAAGGAAGCGGCTGAGGCGCCGCCGGATTTCGACCCAAGGAGGGGCTCCAAGGGCAAGGTCTATCTATATAGGATAATAAACAGGGACCACCCTTCGGCCATCGTCCGCAACTTCACCTGGCACGTCTTCGCCTCCCTTGACATCGCCGCCATGCGGCAGGCCGCGGCTCATCTGATAGGAGAGAAGGACTTCTCATCATTCAGGGCGGCTGGCTGTGAGGCCATCCATCCTATAAGAGAGGTCACCTCCGTTGAGCTATTCGACAGGGGAGAGGGGCTTATCGAGATAGAGGTCAGGGGAACGGCCTTCCTCCGGCACATGGTCCGCATAATGGCCGGAACCCTTGTCGCCGTTGGCAAGGGGAAGATAAGGCCGGATGAGCTCCCGGACATAACAGAGGCGAAGCAGAGGGCTGCCGCCGCCATGACCGCCCCGGCGCAGGGGCTCTGCCTGGTGAAGGTGGAATATTAACGGTTTTCCTGTTTATTCTCGCTAAAGACGCCCTCTTCATCGCAACGCAAGTCCTTTAAAACCCTTGTTTTTCCCTTTCCCCTGTAGCATACTTTATAGCTGGATAAATCTCATTAAGGAACGGTTTTTCTATGGAAATAACGCTCGGACCGGTCCTCTTTGATTGGCCGAAGGACGAGGTCTTGAAGTTCTATGAAGAGGCCTCCAGGATGGATGTTGACAGGGTCTACATCGGCGAGGTGGTCTGCACCAGGAAGATAGGCCTCAGGATGAACGACATCGAGGGGATAATAAAGCTTCTCCAGGACTCTGGCAAGAAAGTGATCCTTTCGACCCTCGCGGTCATATCGAACGAGGAGGAGCTTGAGTTCACGAGAAAGCTCCTTCATCTCCCATGCCCGGTCGAGGCCAACGACATGTCCGTCTTCAACATGGCAGGGGAGAGAGAACTTGTCGCCGGGCCTCATATCACCGCCTATAACGCGCCAACGATAGAGTTTTTTAAGTCCATCGGGGTAAAAAGGGTCGTCTTCCCCGTGGAGCTGCCGAAGGCGTCTATCGAGCACGACCTGAGGGCCACCGGCATATTCGGCGAGGTCTTCGCCCACGGCAAGGTCCCCCTTGCCTTCTCGTGGCGGTGCTACACCTCCCGCGCCTTCGGTCTCAATAAGACAAATTGCAAGCACCACTGCATGAAGTACCCCGATGGCATGGAGTTGAAGACCGTTGACGGCGAGCCGATCTTCAGCGTCAACGGCACCTCGATATTGAGCGCGAGCACCTATTCGCTCGTTGAGTTCGTCGAGGACCTTAAGGGCATTGGCGTCGGCGCCTTGCGGATATCCCCTCAGTACAGGAATACCGCGAAGATAGTCGAGGTCTTCAGGGCGCGGGTCAACGGCACGCTCGGGCCCGGCGAAGGCATGAAGGAATTGAAGGCTGTTACGGAAGGGAGCTTCTCAAACGGCTGGTACCATGGCGGTGCCGGCAAGGAGTACTTAAACGCGGTCCTCGGTTGACCGCCGAAAGGAGTCGTCATGGCAGATCTCCTCGATAAGGCGTTGCTCATAGGCTTGGGCCTTGAAAAAAAGGCCAAAGAGGTGCTTGAAGAGCTTGAAAGGTCCGGGAAGGGCTCAAAGGAAGGGACCGGCGAGGCCGGGCTGCCCACCAGGGAAAAGATAGAGAACAAGGTGGTCGATGAGGGGGTAAAGGCCCTCGCGGACTTCCTTTCCCTTATAAGGGGCGCCAGGGAGAAGCTCGAAAAAGAGCTGTCATCTTCCTCTGAGAAGGTGCTCGACAAGCT
It includes:
- a CDS encoding aspartate-semialdehyde dehydrogenase; this encodes MKKKTYNVAIAGATGVVGREFIKILEERDFPVGEIKLLASERSAGTRIEFKGNEELVTDLDDETFEGIDIGLFSPGGSVSAKYAPRAARAGCIVIDNTSHFRMDPDVPLVVPEVNPKDIGLYKKKKIIANPNCSTIQMVVALKPIHDKYRIKRVVVSTYQSVSGAGKEAMEELSSQVKDLFNMKEPNVNVFPHRIAFNCLPQIDSFLDNGYTKEEMKMVNETHKIFGDDSVKVTATTVRVPVFVGHSESVNIETEKPIDPKDVQKLLSKAPGVVVIDEPKESAYPMAVDIAGQDEVFVGRIRRDDTVPNGLNMWIVADNLRKGAALNAVQIAEVLIKEYI
- a CDS encoding tRNA pseudouridine(38-40) synthase TruA; translation: MRNIKLLIEYEGTNYAGWQVQAGLPTIQGALIEAASRLTHGQAQVAGASRTDAGVHALGQVASLRTDSSIPSHKIMQGMNFFLPKDIVIKEAAEAPPDFDPRRGSKGKVYLYRIINRDHPSAIVRNFTWHVFASLDIAAMRQAAAHLIGEKDFSSFRAAGCEAIHPIREVTSVELFDRGEGLIEIEVRGTAFLRHMVRIMAGTLVAVGKGKIRPDELPDITEAKQRAAAAMTAPAQGLCLVKVEY